One genomic segment of Dysosmobacter sp. Marseille-Q4140 includes these proteins:
- a CDS encoding DUF3427 domain-containing protein produces the protein MLSPGLYEQVINTALNRELSEIPDARKSVAPLDKAEASKVLAQYLADVVQKGLDNVLDNGGDISTQIGLANKIVDLIQNTTQEADFATLSVEQRAEQLLALLREQDPRLAVGKTAADLIRPETSIAQSSLFTGAIHEPQMYTELKKEIVSADRIDMLVSFIKWSGLRLLMDELREFTQNGGELRIITTSYMGATDVKAIEELRALPNTRIKVSYDTKRTRLHAKTYVFYRDTGFTTAYVGSSNLSNAAISSGLEWNVKVTRRDLPETIDKIAATFESYWNSSEFEYYSEDQKERLARALKAEKYFDSNNAEVYTMDITPYSYQQEILDKLEAERTVRRYTRNLVVAATGTGKTVISALDYKYFCKQHPGKPCRLLFVAHREEILRQSLYTFRAVLKDANFGELFVGSYRPEGIDHLFLSIQTFNSQDFTAKTAPDFYDYIVVDEFHHAAAPTYQKLLSYYQPQILLGLTATPERMDGKSVLPYFNNRIAAEIRLPEAIDRKLLCPFQYFGVTDTVDLNTLKWSAGGYDKGELSNLYTLSGAVANRRADLVVSSLLKYVTDIDEVKGLGFCVSIEHAEFMCHYFNDRGILSIFLTGKSSDEERKAAKGRLVSGEIRFIFVVDIYNEGVDIPEVNTVLFLRPTESLTIFLQQLGRGLRLAEDKECLTVLDFIGQANKKYNFEDKFAALLSNTTRSVTREIKDGFVSAPKGCYIQLEKKAAKYILDNIRASYGNTAGLVSRVASFAEDSGLELTLANFLDYYHLDPRAIYKFSSFSRICARADVIAGFSEPLEEVLTKALGRLAVVDSRRWIRFLLDLLPRLDNVDSTALSELEQRMLQMFYVTVWGKTAESWASDEVLDNLYALSNSPVLLSELLDLLRYRYEQIDFIDEPVELGFDCPLDLHCTYTRDQLLVAMDFLKPATVREGVKWLPEKQLDVFFVTLNKADKDYSPTTMYHDYSINENLFHWQSQSTTAADSPTGQRYIHHQKRGSKVLLFVREFKADRIAGGAAAYTFLGTVNYVKHDGSRPINITWKLDRPIPAKFLKKTNKLVVG, from the coding sequence ATGTTATCTCCCGGCCTTTATGAACAAGTTATCAATACCGCTCTGAACCGCGAGCTTTCGGAGATCCCCGACGCCCGCAAATCAGTTGCGCCTCTTGACAAGGCAGAGGCATCGAAAGTACTGGCGCAGTATCTGGCGGATGTGGTACAGAAGGGCCTGGACAACGTACTGGACAACGGTGGAGACATCTCCACGCAGATTGGTCTCGCCAATAAGATCGTAGATCTCATTCAGAACACAACCCAAGAAGCTGACTTTGCCACGCTGAGTGTTGAGCAGCGGGCAGAGCAGCTTCTTGCGCTTTTACGGGAGCAGGACCCCCGGCTGGCCGTAGGCAAAACGGCTGCCGACCTGATCCGGCCGGAAACCTCCATCGCCCAGAGCAGCCTGTTTACCGGGGCCATTCATGAGCCACAGATGTACACAGAGTTGAAAAAGGAGATTGTCTCCGCCGACCGCATCGATATGCTGGTGTCCTTCATCAAATGGAGCGGCCTGCGCCTCCTGATGGATGAGTTGAGGGAGTTTACCCAAAACGGAGGGGAGCTGCGGATCATCACTACCTCCTACATGGGAGCTACCGACGTAAAGGCGATTGAGGAGCTCCGGGCACTACCGAACACCCGAATCAAGGTCAGTTACGACACCAAGCGCACCCGGCTCCATGCCAAGACCTACGTCTTTTACCGGGATACCGGCTTCACCACCGCCTATGTGGGCTCCTCCAACCTGTCCAACGCCGCCATCTCCAGCGGCCTGGAATGGAATGTGAAGGTTACCCGCAGGGATCTGCCGGAGACCATCGACAAGATTGCCGCCACCTTCGAGAGCTACTGGAATTCCAGCGAGTTTGAGTATTACTCCGAGGATCAGAAGGAGCGGCTGGCCCGGGCACTAAAGGCGGAAAAATACTTCGATTCCAATAATGCCGAAGTCTACACCATGGACATCACTCCCTATTCCTACCAGCAGGAGATTCTGGACAAGCTGGAGGCGGAGCGTACTGTCCGAAGATATACTCGTAACTTGGTGGTAGCAGCCACCGGTACCGGAAAAACGGTGATCTCTGCTTTGGACTATAAGTATTTTTGCAAGCAACACCCCGGCAAACCCTGCCGGCTGCTTTTCGTAGCCCATCGGGAGGAAATTCTGCGGCAGAGCCTGTATACCTTCCGAGCGGTTTTGAAGGACGCCAACTTCGGGGAGCTGTTTGTGGGCAGCTACCGGCCAGAGGGCATTGACCACCTGTTTCTTTCCATTCAGACCTTCAACTCCCAGGATTTCACCGCCAAGACTGCCCCGGATTTTTATGACTACATCGTTGTAGACGAGTTCCACCATGCGGCAGCGCCTACCTATCAGAAGCTACTGTCCTACTATCAGCCCCAAATTCTCCTGGGCCTGACTGCTACCCCGGAGCGTATGGACGGCAAAAGTGTACTGCCCTACTTCAACAACCGGATTGCCGCGGAAATTCGTCTGCCGGAGGCCATTGACCGCAAGTTGCTGTGTCCCTTCCAGTATTTCGGTGTCACCGACACGGTGGATCTGAACACATTGAAGTGGAGCGCCGGCGGCTACGATAAGGGAGAACTTTCCAATCTATACACTCTCAGCGGAGCTGTGGCCAATCGCCGCGCCGATCTGGTGGTGTCCTCGCTCTTGAAGTATGTGACCGACATCGATGAGGTAAAGGGCCTGGGCTTCTGTGTTTCTATCGAGCATGCGGAGTTTATGTGTCACTATTTCAACGATCGCGGGATTCTGTCCATCTTTCTAACTGGAAAATCCTCCGATGAGGAGAGAAAAGCCGCCAAAGGGCGGCTGGTGAGTGGCGAGATTCGTTTCATCTTCGTGGTGGACATCTACAACGAGGGTGTTGACATTCCTGAGGTCAACACCGTGCTGTTCCTACGTCCCACCGAGTCCCTGACCATCTTCCTCCAGCAGCTGGGCCGTGGCCTGCGGCTTGCGGAGGATAAGGAGTGCCTGACGGTACTGGACTTCATCGGCCAGGCCAATAAGAAGTACAATTTCGAGGACAAGTTCGCCGCCCTGTTGTCTAACACCACTCGCAGCGTGACCCGAGAAATTAAAGACGGATTCGTTTCTGCACCTAAAGGGTGTTATATACAGTTGGAAAAGAAGGCCGCCAAGTATATTCTGGACAACATTCGCGCCTCCTACGGCAATACTGCCGGGCTTGTGTCTCGGGTAGCCAGCTTTGCGGAAGATAGCGGTTTGGAACTGACCCTGGCAAATTTCCTGGACTATTACCACTTGGACCCCAGGGCAATTTACAAGTTTTCTTCCTTCTCGCGGATCTGCGCCCGGGCGGATGTGATTGCAGGTTTTAGCGAACCACTGGAGGAGGTGCTCACAAAAGCCCTTGGTCGGTTGGCCGTTGTGGACTCCCGACGCTGGATTCGTTTTTTGCTGGATCTGCTACCCCGTTTGGACAATGTGGATTCCACGGCGCTAAGCGAGCTGGAACAGCGGATGCTCCAGATGTTCTATGTGACCGTCTGGGGTAAGACAGCAGAGAGTTGGGCATCCGATGAGGTGCTGGATAATCTGTATGCTCTATCGAACAGCCCGGTGCTGCTCAGCGAGCTTTTGGATCTGCTTCGCTACCGATACGAGCAGATCGATTTTATTGACGAGCCAGTAGAACTTGGCTTCGATTGTCCTTTGGATCTCCACTGCACCTACACCCGGGATCAGTTGCTGGTGGCGATGGATTTTCTGAAACCGGCGACGGTGCGCGAGGGAGTCAAGTGGTTGCCGGAAAAGCAACTGGATGTGTTCTTTGTGACACTGAATAAGGCAGATAAAGACTATTCGCCCACCACCATGTATCACGATTATTCTATCAATGAAAACCTGTTCCACTGGCAAAGCCAGAGCACCACAGCGGCGGACTCTCCCACCGGCCAGCGGTATATCCATCACCAGAAGCGAGGGAGCAAGGTGCTGCTGTTTGTCCGGGAATTCAAGGCGGACCGGATCGCAGGAGGCGCAGCAGCCTATACCTTCCTGGGAACGGTAAATTATGTGAAGCATGACGGGAGTAGGCCCATAAATATCACATGGAAACTGGACCGGCCTATCCCGGCGAAGTTTTTGAAGAAGACAAATAAATTGGTGGTGGGATAG